Proteins encoded by one window of Lathyrus oleraceus cultivar Zhongwan6 chromosome 1, CAAS_Psat_ZW6_1.0, whole genome shotgun sequence:
- the LOC127086758 gene encoding CASP-like protein 1B1, whose protein sequence is MASRNGEEEKAELGFNDVHETKTNKDWILLSLRVVAFFATTAATLVMALNKQTKSLIVGTIGNNPITATLSAKFNQTPAFVFFVIANANASFHNLVMIALDVLGPQYDYKGLRLALIAILDMLTMALASAGDGAATFMSELGRNGNSHARWVKICDKFESYCNRGGGALIASFIGFILLLIITVMSIAKLLKPNRINHATSP, encoded by the exons ATGGCTTCAAGAAATGGTGAAGAAGAGAAAGCTGAACTAGGCTTCAATGATGTTCATGAGACAAAGACAAACAAGGATTGGATCCTTTTGTCACTTAGAGTGGTTGCATTTTTTGCCACTACAGCTGCAACTCTTGTGATGGCACTCAACAAACAGACCAAGAGTTTGATTGTTGGCACCATTGGCAACAATCCAATAACTGCTACTCTTTCTGCAAAGTTTAATCAAACTCCAGCCTTTGT GTTCTTTGTGATAGCAAATGCAAATGCTAGTTTCCATAACTTGGTGATGATAGCATTGGATGTATTAGGACCCCAATATGATTACAAAGGACTTCGTCTTGCATTGATTGCAATATTAGACATG TTAACTATGGCTCTAGCATCAGCTGGAGATGGAGCAGCAACATTCATGTCAGAGTTAGGAAGAAATGGTAATTCACATGCAAGGTGGGTTAAGATATGTGACAAATTTGAAAGCTATTGCAATAGAGGTGGTGGTGCACTCATTGCTTCTTTCATTGGTTTCATTCTTCTTTTGATTATCACAGTGATGTCCATTGCTAAGCTTCTAAAGCCAAATCGCATTAATCATGCTACCAGTCCTTGA